The nucleotide window GAGGAGCTGACCTCCATAATTTTGATCCACGCCTCGTCAAAGTTTTTCAGCGCCTGCCAGAGCACGCGCTCGACGATGGCCAGCTCAATATCCGTAAACTGCCGCCCTTCGGCAGTAATCTCTTTCGTCCCGCCCAACACGCGGCTGATGATGGAATACGAGATCTCCTTTGTCATTTCCATGATGAACGAGCCCGTAAAGGGAATTGTATTAATAATCGCGATTATGACGGGAGACGGCACAGAGTTGTTAAATTCGTTGAAGGATATTTCTTCAATGGAGAGCACTTCCGAATCACAGCTGGCCCGCAAAGACCCCATGAGATAGTTCGATAAGAGGTGCCCGAAATTCTTGAAAACGACGTTGATGGCGCGAATCTGCTCCTTCGTAAATCGGTTGGCGGTCTTAAAATCATATGTTTTGACAGTGTTTTTTGACGGTTCATCTGTTTCATCCGCCTCACCGGTAGCCAAATCACGCATGAGCTTGTCTATTTCGGCCTGCGACAGGACATCCAGCAATATCGTCACCTCCCTGTTGGCATATCTTTAAAGATGATTCAAGGCACTTTTAGTGGATCAGATCGCCTCTTTCGTCCCGTTTTTTGAGAACGGCTCTTTTTACATCAGTGATCTTTTCCGCTATCTCTTCAGCCGTCTCAGCGACAGCATACTTATGACCCGACACCATTGTCAAAATCGTATCCGGCGTCTCTTCAAGGTATTCAATTTGATTTTCATTGACCCAGAAATGGTCAACCTTATTGATGCGCGTTACTTTAATCATTCGCGCACCCGCTAACGCTTGAGATTGATGAGTTCTTCAAGCATGGAATCCGTCGTCGTGATGACGCGCGAGTTTGCCTGAAAGCCTCTTTGTGTGATAATCATATTTGTCAGTTCTGTCGACAGATCAACGTTTGACATCTCGAGACTGCCGCTGTTAAGCGTTCCGCATTCGTTTCCGACAAAGCCGTATTTGGCCGTACCGCTGTTGGAGGACACAACGTAATAGCTCGACCCGGTCTTCTCTAGGCCGCCGTTATTGTTGAACGTTGCCAATACAACGCGCCCGACCGTCACCTTCGCGCCGGCATTGTTGACGGCTGTGATCACACCGTTTGCGTCAATGGCGTAATCGGAATAATGATCTACCAGTGCCGGCGGCGTTGCTGTGTCATAAATGTCGCCAAGCAGCTGAACCTTTGTCAGATCAGCCGTAACAAACGTGTCCGTATTGTCGACATCGGGCGTACCGTCGGAATCAGTGTCATGGTTAACGGCCATAACATAGTCGCCGTTAGCCGTAACGAGAAAGCCCTGAGAATCGAGCTGCAGCGCGCCGTTTCTTGTGTATTTATAGGAGCCGCTGCCGTCATCAACGACGAAGAAGCCCTCGCCGGAGATGGCGAAATCCAGTGGATTGGACGTTGACTGCGTACTGCCCTCCGTCATGTTCATGCCGATGGTAGAAATAGAGACGCCAAGGCCGACCTGCTTGGGGTTGCTGCCGCCTGTCGTTGCCGTCGGCGCCGTGGCGCTGCTGATCGTCTGGCT belongs to Oscillospiraceae bacterium CM and includes:
- the fliM gene encoding flagellar motor switch protein FliM; its protein translation is MLDVLSQAEIDKLMRDLATGEADETDEPSKNTVKTYDFKTANRFTKEQIRAINVVFKNFGHLLSNYLMGSLRASCDSEVLSIEEISFNEFNNSVPSPVIIAIINTIPFTGSFIMEMTKEISYSIISRVLGGTKEITAEGRQFTDIELAIVERVLWQALKNFDEAWIKIMEVSSSLEKVETSMQFAQIVDNNEPVLMVTLNVTIGNESGLIGFCLPHQALEPFTKKLNTQHMYTGNVTKKVDADPLGIIKTIGSTDIVVSAVFNPTEATVRDITSLNVGDVIQLQHRLNEPLIIKYQQVPKYRAEIGKLKNNLALKILDEIRGDDENE
- a CDS encoding flagellar hook-basal body complex protein, whose protein sequence is MMRSLFSAVSGLKSNQTAMDIIGNNIANVNTTGYKTSRTIFQDIFSQTISSATAPTATTGGSNPKQVGLGVSISTIGMNMTEGSTQSTSNPLDFAISGEGFFVVDDGSGSYKYTRNGALQLDSQGFLVTANGDYVMAVNHDTDSDGTPDVDNTDTFVTADLTKVQLLGDIYDTATPPALVDHYSDYAIDANGVITAVNNAGAKVTVGRVVLATFNNNGGLEKTGSSYYVVSSNSGTAKYGFVGNECGTLNSGSLEMSNVDLSTELTNMIITQRGFQANSRVITTTDSMLEELINLKR
- a CDS encoding flagellar FlbD family protein; translated protein: MIKVTRINKVDHFWVNENQIEYLEETPDTILTMVSGHKYAVAETAEEIAEKITDVKRAVLKKRDERGDLIH